In a single window of the Diospyros lotus cultivar Yz01 chromosome 10, ASM1463336v1, whole genome shotgun sequence genome:
- the LOC127812263 gene encoding 2-alkenal reductase (NADP(+)-dependent)-like, which yields MAMAEEKEVRNKQVILRDYVTGFPKESDMFLQTATIRLKLPEDSNNRGVLVKNLYISCDPYMRGRMRNIQDSYIGSFTPGSPITGYGVARVLDSAHPDFKKGDLVWGITGWEEYSLITTPEMLFKIQNADVPLSYYTGILGMPGMTAYAGFYEVCSPKTGECVFVSAASGAVGQLVGQFAKLLGCYVVGSAGTKEKVDLLKNKFGFDGAFNYKEEEDLDAALKRYFPNGIDIYFENVGGKMLDAVLVNMNLHGRIAVCGMISQYNLEQPEGVHNLLYLVTKRIRMEGFLVFDYYHQYPKFLDVILPNIKEGKIAYVEDIAEGLEAAPKALIGLFSGRNVGKQVVVVARE from the exons ATGGCGATGGCGGAGGAGAAGGAAGTGAGGAACAAGCAAGTGATCTTGAGGGATTACGTGACTGGCTTCCCCAAAGAATCAGACATGTTTCTCCAAACTGCTACCATCCGCCTCAAGCTTCCTGAGGATTCCAATAATAGGGGAGTCTTGGTAAAGAATCTGTATATCTCTTGTGATCCTTACATGCGAGGCCGCATGCGCAACATCCAAGATAGCTACATTGGTTCCTTCACTCCTGGTTCC CCTATAACTGGGTATGGAGTCGCTAGAGTATTGGATTCTGCACATCCTGATTTCAAGAAGGGTGACTTGGTTTGGGGAATAACTGGTTGGGAAGAGTACAGTCTCATTACAACACCGGAAATgctgtttaaaattcaaaatgcagATGTGCCTCTTTCTTATTACACAGGAATCCTTG GTATGCCGGGTATGACAGCTTATGCTGGTTTTTATGAGGTATGCTCTCCAAAAACAGGAGAGTGTGTGTTTGTTTCAGCGGCATCTGGAGCTGTTGGTCAGCTTGTTGGCCAGTTTGCAAAATTATTAGGCTGTTATGTTGTTGGAAGTGCTGGAACCAAAGAAAAG gttgatttgttgaaaaacaaatttgggtttgaTGGAGCTTTTAACTATAAAGAAGAGGAAGACTTAGATGCAGCTCTGAAAAG GTACTTTCCCAATGGCATAGATATCTACTTCGAGAATGTTGGAGGAAAGATGCTTGATGCAGTGCTTGTCAACATGAACCTCCATGGCCGCATTGCTGTGTGTGGGATGATCTCACAGTACAACCTTGAACAACCTGAAGGTGTACACAACCTGTTGTATCTCGTCACAAAACGGATTCGTATGGAAGGATTCCTAGTTTTTGATTACTATCACCAGTATCCAAAGTTTCTGGATGTGATTCTGCCCAACATAAAAGAAGGGAAGATAGCATATGTTGAAGATATAGCCGAAGGCCTGGAGGCTGCGCCAAAGGCTCTAATTGGGCTTTTTTCTGGTCGCAATGTGGGGAAACAAGTTGTGGTAGTTGCTCGTGAATGA